From Mytilus edulis chromosome 9, xbMytEdul2.2, whole genome shotgun sequence, the proteins below share one genomic window:
- the LOC139487771 gene encoding gustatory and pheromone receptor 39a-like — MPSKIYPFTLARTSIDLIPRKMAWVNQHSFSQSIKPLLWCLKIAGLLPGIPLLGGGNTDSDNNEISPARVRIRSCSGRVYTVYSIVVILILWYNLALSLTAFVSVTQFNGIVCNQIITSMWFLQIAYCAVCNFFVCKHLKVFCVMFDDVAKSINFTNYYFIRKCAIGATVLYVIWMLIAFTFTGLGSYFLAAGNVGGPFGEVSFGVGIIVRIAFLVTYFYFTSTWYLIVASFFVVSLVLTKKFRHFNRNFKKCFEDGKFKGDIETTRMQHEHMSRLLFQADKVFSMYVMSSIGTVIPLIIFTLYFLLFESIDVFSFIATLWSACLSIIQMMVVFLGGGFVNHEAHAALEHVYGIDMNVMGPVHCHQLNVFLSKLTANQIGFTAFGLFTIDKPTIIAFASSIVTYTVVVIQFKPSASDPTSSLCNCTLTT; from the exons ATGCCAAGCAAGATTTACCCGTTTACATTGGCGAGAACATCCATAGATTTAATACCTCGCAAAATGGCATGGGTAAACCAACATTCGTTTAGTCAGTCAATAAAGCCTTTGTTATGGTGTTTAAAGATAGCTGGTCTTTTACCCGGAATACCGTTGTTAGGAGGAGGAAATACGGATTCGGATAATAACGAAATATCTCCAGCTCGTGTGAGGATTAGATCTTGTTCTGGAAGAGTATATACAGTTTATTCGATTgttgtgattttgattttatggTACAATTTAGCGCTCTCGTTAACAGCATTTGTTAGCGTCACACAGTTTAATGGTATAGTCTGTAACCAAATTATCACTTCTATGTGGTTTCTACAAATTGCCTATTGTGCAGTTTGTAACTTTTTCGTCTGCAAACACCTTAAAGTCTTTTGTGTCATGTTTGACGATGTTGCCAAATCCATCAACTTTACAAACTACTATTTCATAAGAAAATGTGCAATAGGTGCAACAGTTTTGTACGTCATATGGATGTTGATTGCGTTCACGTTTACTGGACTTGGTTCTTATTTTCTAGCAGCCGGAAATGTTGGCGGGCCGTTTGGAGAAGTCAGCTTCGGAGTAGGAATTATTGTTCGCATTGCATTCCTAGTAACATACTTTTACTTCACGTCTACATGGTATTTGATTGTGGCTTCATTTTTCGTGGTATCTCTTGTTCTAACAAAAAAGTTTAGACATTTCAACAGgaattttaagaaatgttttgaAGATGGAAAATTTAAAGGTGACATTGAAACGACCCGTATGCAGCATGAGCATATGTCAAGATTACTTTTTCAAGCCGacaaagtattttctatgtatgTAATGTCATCTATTGGTACAGTGATCCCGTTGATAATTTTTACTCTGTATTTCCTCCTGTTTGAATCCATTGACGTGTTCTCGTTTATAGCCACGTTATGGTCAGCATGCCTCAGTATCATACAGATGATGGTAGTTTTTCTTGGAGGAGGTTTCGTTAACCATGAG GCACATGCAGCACTGGAACATGTTTATGGAATTGATATGAACGTGATGGGACCAGTTCACTGTCACCAG cTGAACGTATTTCTGTCCAAACTAACTGCGAACCAAATTGGTTTTACTGCATTTGGATTGTTTACGATAGACAAGCCTACCATCATTGCT tttgcTTCCAGTATCGTTACTTACACTGTAGTTGTAATTCAGTTCAAACCGTCAGCATCTGATCCAACAAGTTCTCTCTGTAACTGTACCCTTACAACATGA